A single Streptococcus thermophilus DNA region contains:
- the rpsT gene encoding 30S ribosomal protein S20 has protein sequence MANIKSAIKRAELNVKQNEKNSAQKSALRTAIKAFKANPTEEAFRAASASIDKAASKGLIHKNKASRDKSRLAAKLAN, from the coding sequence TTGGCAAATATTAAATCAGCTATCAAACGCGCTGAACTTAACGTTAAACAAAACGAAAAAAACTCAGCTCAAAAATCAGCTTTGCGTACTGCTATTAAGGCATTCAAGGCTAACCCAACTGAAGAAGCTTTCCGAGCTGCATCAGCAAGCATCGATAAAGCCGCTTCAAAAGGTTTGATTCATAAAAACAAAGCAAGCCGAGATAAATCACGTCTTGCAGCTAA
- the coaA gene encoding type I pantothenate kinase, with product MLNEFINFETISRSDWQRFYQEDQVSLTPEELESIRSLNDKIDVQEVRDIYLPLINLIRIYHRAAEDLTFSKGIFLQKAQANRPFIIGISGSVAVGKSTTSRLLQLLLQRTFPKAKVDMVTTDGFLFPNQVLIDKGILNRKGFPESYDMPLLLNFLDTVKNGGDVNIPVYSHEIYDIVPGLTQKISQPNFLIVEGINVFQNPINQRLYMSDYFDFSIYIDADVKNIKTWYLERFQTLLELARKDENNYYHRFTKFTKEEALSLAQKTWTEINLVNLENYIEPTRNRAELILHKGDSHKIDLIHLKK from the coding sequence ATGTTAAACGAATTTATCAATTTTGAAACTATATCTCGGAGCGATTGGCAAAGATTCTATCAAGAAGATCAAGTATCATTAACCCCAGAAGAACTAGAATCCATTAGGAGTTTAAATGACAAGATTGACGTTCAGGAAGTGAGGGACATCTATCTTCCTTTAATCAATTTGATTCGTATTTATCATCGAGCTGCAGAGGACCTCACCTTTTCAAAAGGGATTTTTTTGCAAAAAGCACAGGCTAACAGACCTTTTATTATTGGTATCTCAGGTTCTGTTGCAGTCGGAAAATCAACAACTAGTCGCCTTCTGCAACTACTTCTTCAAAGAACCTTCCCTAAGGCGAAGGTTGATATGGTGACAACAGATGGTTTTTTATTCCCAAACCAGGTCCTCATAGATAAGGGAATACTTAATCGTAAAGGCTTCCCCGAATCCTACGACATGCCACTACTTCTCAATTTTCTAGATACCGTAAAAAATGGTGGGGATGTTAACATTCCTGTTTACTCACATGAGATTTATGATATTGTACCAGGACTTACTCAGAAAATTAGTCAACCAAATTTCCTAATTGTTGAAGGTATTAATGTTTTTCAGAATCCCATTAACCAACGTCTCTATATGAGTGACTATTTTGATTTTTCTATCTATATTGATGCTGACGTGAAAAATATCAAAACTTGGTATCTTGAACGTTTTCAAACTCTTCTTGAACTTGCTCGAAAAGATGAAAACAACTATTACCATCGTTTTACCAAATTTACAAAAGAAGAAGCTCTTTCCTTAGCGCAAAAAACTTGGACAGAAATCAACTTGGTAAATCTAGAAAATTATATCGAACCCACACGAAATCGTGCAGAGCTTATTCTTCATAAAGGTGATAGTCATAAAATCGACCTCATTCATTTAAAAAAATAG
- a CDS encoding class I SAM-dependent methyltransferase, with the protein MSKMYYAETPDAAHDIHDLNVSLLGQGFHFYTDAGVFSKKMVDYGSQVLLNALDLERGKNLLDVGCGYGPLGISLAKVQGVQSTMIDINSRAIDLAKKNAERNGVVAHIFQSNIYENVSEKFDYIISNPPIRAGKKVVHEIIEGAFDHLNQGGSLTIVIQKKQGAPSAKAKMEDVFGNSEIIRKDKGYYILRSEKL; encoded by the coding sequence ATGTCTAAAATGTATTATGCAGAGACGCCAGATGCGGCTCACGATATTCACGATCTTAATGTATCACTCTTAGGTCAAGGTTTCCATTTTTATACTGATGCAGGTGTGTTTTCAAAAAAAATGGTGGATTATGGTAGTCAGGTCTTGCTCAATGCTTTAGATTTAGAAAGAGGAAAAAACCTACTTGACGTTGGTTGTGGCTATGGTCCATTAGGAATTAGTCTAGCAAAGGTTCAAGGCGTCCAATCAACGATGATTGATATAAATAGTAGGGCTATAGATTTAGCTAAAAAAAATGCTGAACGTAACGGAGTAGTCGCTCACATTTTTCAATCAAACATCTATGAAAATGTCTCAGAAAAGTTTGATTATATAATATCCAATCCACCAATACGTGCAGGGAAAAAGGTAGTTCATGAAATTATCGAAGGGGCATTTGATCACCTTAATCAAGGTGGAAGTTTAACAATTGTTATCCAGAAGAAACAAGGAGCACCTTCTGCTAAAGCGAAGATGGAAGATGTCTTTGGAAATTCGGAAATTATAAGAAAAGATAAGGGGTATTACATACTTAGAAGCGAAAAGTTATGA
- a CDS encoding BMP family lipoprotein, translating into MNKRIIGIGLVAVAVVGLVACARGGRGGSAADSKVRAAIITDSAGVDDKSFNQSAWEGLQAWGKANKLEKDSGYTYFQSNSESDFATNLSSAVDQNYNLIFGVSFRLHDAISESAKDNEKINYVIIDDVIKDQKNVESVLFADNEGAYLAGIAAAMQSQNKKVGFIGGQKSDTITRFEAGFTAGAKSVKPDIDVQVQYAESFNDAAKGSTIASTMYASGADVIYQAAGGTGTGVFTAAKEINEKLSADSNKKVWVIGVDRDQSAEGNYTSSDKKKSNFVLTSTIKQVGTVVKDIANDQVKGKEFEGGKTKTYGIKDGGVDIVTSSLPSDIRDAVVKAKDQIKNGELKPTDGLSK; encoded by the coding sequence TTGAACAAGAGAATTATTGGAATTGGTCTTGTTGCTGTAGCAGTAGTTGGTCTTGTGGCCTGTGCTCGTGGTGGACGAGGTGGATCAGCAGCTGATTCGAAAGTTAGAGCTGCAATTATTACAGATAGTGCTGGTGTTGATGATAAATCATTTAACCAATCAGCATGGGAAGGTCTTCAAGCTTGGGGTAAAGCTAACAAACTTGAAAAAGATTCAGGTTACACATATTTCCAATCAAACTCAGAATCTGATTTTGCAACGAACTTGTCATCAGCTGTAGACCAAAATTATAATCTTATCTTTGGTGTTAGTTTTAGACTTCACGATGCTATTTCAGAATCAGCTAAAGATAATGAGAAAATTAATTACGTTATCATCGATGACGTAATTAAAGACCAAAAGAACGTTGAAAGCGTATTGTTTGCTGATAATGAAGGAGCTTACCTTGCAGGTATCGCCGCAGCAATGCAATCACAAAACAAGAAAGTTGGTTTCATCGGTGGTCAAAAATCAGACACAATTACACGTTTCGAAGCTGGTTTCACTGCAGGAGCTAAATCTGTAAAACCTGATATTGATGTTCAAGTTCAATATGCTGAGTCATTCAATGATGCTGCTAAAGGTTCAACTATTGCTTCAACAATGTATGCTTCAGGCGCAGATGTTATCTATCAAGCTGCTGGTGGAACTGGTACAGGTGTCTTCACAGCCGCTAAAGAGATTAATGAAAAACTTAGCGCTGATAGCAATAAAAAAGTTTGGGTAATCGGTGTTGACCGTGACCAATCAGCAGAAGGAAACTATACGTCTTCAGATAAGAAAAAATCTAACTTCGTTTTAACTTCAACAATTAAACAGGTTGGTACAGTCGTTAAAGACATTGCTAACGATCAAGTAAAAGGCAAAGAATTTGAAGGTGGTAAAACTAAGACTTATGGTATCAAAGATGGTGGTGTTGACATCGTAACATCTAGTCTCCCTTCAGATATTAGGGATGCAGTTGTAAAAGCTAAAGATCAAATCAAGAATGGTGAATTGAAACCAACTGATGGTCTTAGCAAATAA
- a CDS encoding ABC transporter ATP-binding protein: MTKPNVIEMHDITKKFGEFVANDHINLDVRPGEIHALLGENGAGKSTLMNMLAGLLQPTSGTIKVNGQVVSIDSPSKATKLGIGMVHQHFMLVEAFTVAENIILGSEVTKSGGVLDMKRAVKEITELSQRYGLAVDPSAKVADISVGAQQRVEILKTLYRGADILIFDEPTAVLTPSEITELLNIMRTLVKEGKSIILITHKLDEIRAVSDRVTVIRRGKSIDTVTIEGSTNADLAEMMVGRHVSFKTEKIPSNPKEVVLSIKNLVVNENRGIPAVKNLSLDVRAGEIIGIAGIDGNGQTELVQAITGLRKIESGDITIKGESIINKTIRQITEMSVGHIPEDRHRDGMILEMTVAENIALQTYYKEPNSKNGILNYNIINAKASELMNEFDVRGAGELIAGGDLSGGNQQKAVIAREIDRNPDLLIVSQPTRGLDVGAIEYIRKRIIAERDKGKAIIVVSFELDEILDMSDQIAVIYDGAIQGILDPVKTNKQDLGILMAGGQLNKEEANV, from the coding sequence ATGACGAAGCCAAATGTCATTGAAATGCACGACATTACCAAAAAATTTGGTGAATTTGTTGCAAATGATCACATCAATCTCGATGTGAGACCAGGAGAAATCCATGCCCTCCTCGGTGAAAATGGTGCGGGTAAGTCAACCTTAATGAATATGCTTGCAGGCCTTTTACAGCCTACAAGTGGAACAATTAAGGTAAATGGGCAAGTTGTGTCTATTGATTCACCGTCTAAAGCAACAAAATTGGGTATTGGGATGGTCCACCAGCACTTTATGTTGGTTGAAGCTTTTACAGTTGCTGAAAACATCATTTTAGGTAGTGAAGTGACCAAATCTGGTGGTGTTCTTGATATGAAGAGGGCTGTAAAGGAAATTACAGAATTGTCTCAACGATATGGCCTTGCGGTTGATCCATCAGCTAAGGTTGCAGACATCTCTGTCGGTGCCCAACAACGTGTTGAAATCCTTAAAACCTTGTACCGTGGTGCTGATATTTTGATTTTCGATGAGCCCACAGCCGTTTTGACACCTTCTGAAATTACGGAACTTTTAAACATCATGAGAACTTTGGTTAAGGAAGGTAAGTCTATTATCCTTATCACCCATAAGTTGGATGAAATTCGTGCGGTTTCTGATCGTGTTACGGTTATCAGACGTGGTAAGTCAATTGATACAGTTACTATCGAAGGGTCTACAAATGCCGATTTGGCTGAGATGATGGTTGGTCGTCATGTTTCCTTTAAAACAGAGAAAATTCCTTCAAATCCTAAAGAAGTGGTTCTTTCTATTAAAAATTTGGTGGTTAATGAGAATCGAGGCATTCCAGCTGTTAAAAACTTATCGTTAGATGTGCGTGCTGGTGAGATAATTGGTATCGCTGGTATTGATGGAAATGGACAGACAGAACTTGTCCAAGCGATTACGGGACTTCGTAAAATTGAGTCTGGTGACATCACTATTAAGGGTGAGTCTATCATTAATAAGACCATACGTCAGATTACTGAGATGAGTGTCGGTCATATTCCAGAGGATCGCCATCGTGATGGTATGATTCTTGAGATGACAGTTGCTGAAAATATTGCTCTTCAAACCTATTATAAGGAGCCTAATTCTAAGAATGGTATTTTGAATTATAATATCATAAATGCAAAGGCTAGTGAATTGATGAACGAATTTGACGTTCGTGGTGCTGGAGAATTAATCGCCGGTGGTGATTTGTCAGGTGGTAACCAACAAAAAGCAGTTATCGCCCGTGAAATTGACCGTAATCCAGATCTTCTTATTGTAAGTCAACCAACTCGTGGTCTTGATGTTGGTGCCATTGAGTATATCCGTAAACGTATTATCGCTGAACGCGATAAAGGTAAGGCTATCATTGTTGTCAGCTTTGAATTGGATGAAATTCTTGATATGTCAGATCAAATTGCTGTTATCTATGATGGTGCAATTCAAGGTATCCTAGATCCTGTTAAAACCAATAAGCAAGATCTTGGTATCCTTATGGCTGGTGGACAATTGAATAAGGAGGAAGCAAATGTCTAA
- a CDS encoding ABC transporter permease: MSKKTQNWAVPLIAILLGMLVGAVLMLIFGYDPFWAYYDLFSTAFGSLKNIGEILRAMSPLILIALGFSVASKAGLFNIGLPGQALAGWTSAVWFALAFPELPKVVSIVCTVIIGLVAGGITGAVPGILRAYLGTSEVIVTIMMNYIILYVANNIVRFGFTADMLRSSEASNRVSASASYQTDFLSSLTDGSRFNIGFFLAIVAVFLVWFMLKKTTTGFEITSVGFNPNASEYAGISSKRVIIMSMIISGALCGLGGTVEGLGTFQNAFVQNSSLAIGWNGMAVSLLAANSPIGIPFAALLYGVLSVGKTGMIGVPSEIIDVVSALIIFFVGANYIIKYWIRPRHKSVKAKGGQN, encoded by the coding sequence ATGTCTAAAAAAACACAAAATTGGGCAGTTCCTTTAATTGCTATCCTCTTGGGAATGCTGGTCGGTGCTGTTTTGATGTTAATCTTTGGTTATGATCCATTCTGGGCTTACTACGATCTTTTCTCAACGGCCTTTGGTTCTTTGAAAAATATTGGTGAAATTCTACGTGCGATGAGTCCATTGATTCTGATTGCACTTGGTTTCTCTGTAGCATCTAAGGCAGGACTTTTCAACATTGGTTTGCCAGGGCAGGCCTTAGCTGGTTGGACCTCTGCGGTGTGGTTTGCGCTAGCCTTTCCTGAATTACCTAAAGTAGTTTCTATTGTTTGTACTGTCATTATTGGTCTAGTTGCCGGTGGTATCACTGGTGCTGTTCCAGGTATTCTTCGTGCCTACCTTGGAACAAGCGAGGTTATCGTTACCATCATGATGAACTATATCATTTTGTATGTTGCTAACAATATTGTCCGTTTTGGTTTCACAGCTGATATGTTACGTTCATCAGAAGCCTCTAACAGGGTTTCAGCTTCCGCAAGTTACCAAACAGATTTTCTGTCTTCTTTAACAGATGGATCACGTTTCAATATTGGTTTCTTTCTTGCTATTGTAGCTGTATTCCTAGTTTGGTTCATGCTTAAGAAAACAACAACAGGGTTTGAAATTACATCTGTTGGTTTTAATCCAAATGCGTCTGAGTACGCCGGAATCTCATCAAAACGAGTGATTATCATGTCTATGATTATTTCAGGTGCACTCTGTGGTCTTGGAGGAACAGTAGAAGGACTTGGGACTTTCCAAAATGCCTTTGTACAAAATTCTTCATTAGCTATCGGTTGGAATGGTATGGCCGTTTCCCTCTTAGCAGCCAATTCACCAATTGGTATTCCATTTGCAGCTCTTCTCTATGGTGTCTTGTCTGTTGGTAAAACTGGTATGATTGGTGTGCCATCAGAAATTATTGATGTTGTATCAGCTTTGATTATCTTTTTCGTTGGTGCCAACTACATTATTAAATATTGGATTCGCCCTCGTCATAAATCAGTGAAAGCTAAAGGAGGACAAAACTAA
- a CDS encoding ABC transporter permease, which translates to MDFITILSLIVASMLKYSAPLIFTSIGGTFSERGGIVNVGLEGIMVIGAFAGVLFNLNFADSFGNATPWIAALVAGFIGLLYSLLHAAATVNFRADHVVSGTVLNLIAPSLAVFLTRVIYGAGQTPAISHNFKTVSFPILSNIPVLGKIFFTNVSLIAYVAILVSVVSWWIIFKTRFGLRLRSVGEHPQAADTLGINVYRMRYYGVMISGFLGGVGGAVYAQSISNNFAVTTIAGPGFIALAAMIFGRWNPVGAMLSSLFFGLSQSLAIIGKQLPVISHVPNVYLQIAPYILTTIVLAAFFGKSVAPKADGVNYIKSK; encoded by the coding sequence ATGGACTTTATTACAATCTTATCCTTAATTGTTGCCTCTATGCTGAAATATTCAGCACCGCTGATTTTCACGAGTATCGGTGGTACTTTCTCTGAACGAGGGGGTATCGTAAACGTCGGACTTGAAGGAATCATGGTTATTGGGGCCTTCGCAGGTGTTCTCTTTAACTTAAATTTTGCGGATAGTTTTGGCAATGCAACACCTTGGATTGCGGCCTTGGTAGCAGGATTTATTGGGCTTCTTTATTCCTTGCTCCATGCTGCTGCGACAGTTAACTTTCGTGCGGACCATGTTGTCTCAGGTACAGTTTTGAACCTGATTGCACCGTCTTTGGCTGTCTTCTTGACACGTGTTATTTACGGTGCAGGTCAAACACCAGCTATCAGTCATAACTTTAAAACCGTTTCCTTCCCTATCTTGAGTAACATTCCTGTCTTGGGTAAGATTTTCTTTACTAATGTTTCTTTGATTGCTTATGTAGCCATTTTAGTTTCAGTAGTGTCATGGTGGATAATCTTCAAGACACGCTTTGGTTTGCGTCTTCGTTCAGTTGGTGAACACCCACAGGCTGCAGATACACTTGGGATTAACGTTTATCGTATGCGTTACTACGGTGTTATGATTTCTGGTTTCCTTGGTGGTGTCGGTGGTGCGGTTTACGCCCAATCGATTTCAAACAATTTTGCTGTTACCACTATTGCTGGTCCTGGTTTCATTGCTTTGGCTGCTATGATTTTTGGTCGTTGGAATCCAGTTGGAGCTATGCTCTCAAGTTTGTTCTTCGGTTTGTCACAATCATTGGCAATCATCGGAAAACAGTTACCTGTTATTTCACATGTACCAAACGTCTATTTGCAAATTGCACCGTATATTTTGACAACTATTGTTTTAGCTGCATTCTTCGGTAAATCCGTTGCACCTAAAGCAGATGGTGTTAACTATATCAAATCTAAATAG
- a CDS encoding MBL fold metallo-hydrolase, whose protein sequence is MKIKRILNPVAQENTYILENESASLVIDPGSNTSSILAKLEAIAKPVAAILLTHTHYDHIMSVEAVRQAYNHPPVYVAEAEKDWLMNPVHNLSGLPRHDDMEDVIVNPADYYFDFIKDYNIGNFQFKVVPTPGHSIGGVSFIFEKEETVFSGDALFKEAVGRWDLPTGNHDQLLSSIQDQLLTLPNHYRVFPGHGWDTTIGHEKIFNPHFS, encoded by the coding sequence ATGAAAATAAAACGAATTTTAAATCCTGTTGCCCAGGAAAACACCTATATTTTAGAAAACGAATCAGCCAGCTTAGTCATTGATCCAGGAAGCAACACTTCAAGTATCTTAGCTAAACTCGAGGCAATTGCTAAACCTGTTGCTGCCATCCTCTTGACCCACACGCACTATGACCACATTATGAGCGTTGAAGCTGTCCGTCAAGCTTATAACCACCCGCCTGTCTATGTCGCAGAAGCCGAGAAAGACTGGTTAATGAATCCCGTCCATAATTTGTCTGGTCTTCCACGTCATGATGATATGGAGGATGTTATTGTCAATCCTGCTGACTACTATTTTGATTTTATCAAGGACTATAACATCGGCAACTTCCAGTTTAAAGTTGTTCCAACTCCTGGACATTCTATCGGTGGAGTTTCCTTTATCTTTGAAAAAGAAGAAACTGTTTTTTCTGGTGATGCCCTTTTTAAAGAAGCAGTTGGGCGATGGGACCTTCCTACAGGTAATCACGACCAGTTACTTTCTAGCATTCAAGATCAACTTCTCACTCTTCCTAACCACTATCGTGTTTTTCCGGGCCACGGATGGGACACAACTATCGGTCACGAAAAAATCTTTAACCCACATTTTTCATAA
- a CDS encoding bifunctional DnaQ family exonuclease/ATP-dependent helicase, protein MSEKSTNKYAIVDLEATSASSTACIIQVGIVIMQNGRVIDEFASDVNPHQKLDNHIVHLTGITDQQLSQAPDFSEIARTIFELIEDCIFVAHNVKFDANLLAEALFMEGFELRTPRVDTVELAQVFYPTLEQYNLSYLSRVLNLDLAQAHTAIEDARATGKLLFHLMDKIASLPRQTIDMLLTFSDNLLFESELAIRDAIKGKTNSLSKEYIMLEESGIVLRRPLTYMSERKLSQDFETNIALLGLESRAKQEEFAKTVRREFDNIDISMIQAQTGIGKTYGYLIPLLAQADVDKVVVSVPTKLLQNQIMSQEAKALAKVFNINFHSLKGPHNYIKLDAFYQTLFRQDSNRLINRYKMQLLVWLTETETGDLDEIKQKQRYMAYFDEIKHDGKLKADSLFVEYDFWKQSCQKSQEARVVVTNHAYLLTRMEDDHDFVRGKTLVIDEGQKMVLALEQFSRYQVNLTTLLQHIHRILDSGNQTLLQQRLLENLQFEVRHLIQEHQQFPQKQYNRQQLNRLLQTISELEGESDVMEMVSSLNTPHYSQFWLETDYYQEHRVTYLNASRQELLKLSDYLPSAQKVIIVSATIDIGPDVDVADLLGLSQVHKVSLPMDGLRNQSIWIDQTMPMIGVSSEEEYGEAIAKRLQKLSAMGYPIFVLFTSRKSMIAVSDLLDHREVHHLTQEKNGTAFNIKKRFDRGETNLLLGMGSFWEGADFAQQDKVIEVITRLPFDNPKDPFYQKIESLFSKQGKSTFDSYSLPMMVLRFKQAIGRAQRRPEQRSAILLMDNRPLVKSYGKLFIKEVSQEVTLRHAPFKQLKEDIQEFLEKEC, encoded by the coding sequence ATGAGTGAAAAAAGCACGAATAAATATGCCATTGTTGATTTGGAAGCTACATCGGCTTCATCAACGGCTTGTATAATACAGGTGGGAATTGTTATCATGCAAAATGGTAGGGTAATTGACGAATTTGCGAGTGACGTTAATCCCCACCAAAAACTTGATAATCATATTGTTCACTTAACAGGAATTACTGATCAACAGTTGTCTCAGGCACCAGATTTCTCAGAAATTGCTAGAACCATTTTTGAACTGATTGAGGATTGTATTTTTGTTGCCCATAATGTAAAATTTGATGCAAACTTGCTTGCAGAGGCACTTTTTATGGAGGGCTTCGAACTAAGGACGCCTCGTGTTGATACAGTCGAATTAGCTCAGGTCTTTTATCCGACGCTAGAACAATATAATCTTTCTTATTTATCACGAGTCTTAAATCTTGACTTAGCTCAAGCTCATACGGCAATTGAAGATGCGAGAGCTACAGGGAAGCTTTTGTTTCATTTGATGGATAAGATTGCTAGCTTACCTAGACAGACCATTGATATGCTTTTGACATTTTCTGATAATTTACTTTTTGAGTCTGAATTGGCTATTCGTGATGCCATAAAAGGTAAAACTAACAGCCTTTCAAAGGAATATATCATGCTTGAGGAATCTGGTATCGTACTTCGTAGACCTTTGACTTACATGTCGGAACGTAAGCTTTCTCAAGATTTTGAAACTAATATTGCTCTCTTAGGTTTAGAATCAAGAGCTAAACAAGAGGAATTTGCGAAGACAGTGAGGAGGGAATTTGACAATATTGATATTTCAATGATCCAAGCTCAAACTGGAATCGGGAAAACCTATGGCTACCTGATCCCTTTGTTAGCACAAGCCGATGTCGATAAAGTAGTAGTATCTGTTCCAACAAAGCTTCTTCAAAATCAGATTATGAGTCAGGAGGCCAAGGCCTTAGCAAAAGTCTTTAACATTAACTTTCATAGTCTAAAAGGACCACATAACTACATCAAATTAGATGCCTTTTACCAGACCTTGTTTCGTCAGGATAGTAACCGCTTGATTAATCGTTATAAAATGCAACTTTTAGTTTGGTTGACTGAAACCGAAACTGGTGATCTTGACGAAATTAAACAGAAACAACGCTACATGGCTTATTTTGATGAAATCAAACATGATGGTAAGCTAAAGGCAGATAGTCTTTTTGTAGAGTACGATTTTTGGAAGCAGTCTTGTCAAAAAAGTCAAGAAGCTAGAGTGGTTGTAACCAATCATGCTTATCTATTGACACGTATGGAAGATGACCATGATTTTGTTCGAGGAAAGACTCTTGTGATTGATGAAGGACAAAAGATGGTTCTGGCTTTGGAACAGTTTTCACGTTATCAAGTCAATCTTACTACTCTTTTGCAACATATTCATCGTATTCTTGATAGCGGTAATCAGACTTTGTTACAACAGCGTTTGCTTGAAAATTTGCAGTTTGAAGTGAGACATTTAATTCAAGAGCATCAACAATTCCCTCAGAAGCAGTATAATCGGCAGCAATTAAATCGTTTGCTTCAAACCATTTCTGAACTTGAAGGTGAGAGTGATGTGATGGAGATGGTGTCATCATTGAACACACCGCATTATAGTCAATTTTGGCTTGAAACAGACTATTATCAGGAACATCGCGTTACATATTTAAATGCTTCACGTCAGGAGCTATTGAAATTATCTGATTATCTCCCAAGTGCTCAAAAAGTGATAATCGTTTCAGCAACAATTGATATTGGTCCAGATGTCGATGTAGCTGATTTATTAGGACTAAGTCAGGTACATAAAGTAAGCCTTCCAATGGATGGTTTGCGAAATCAATCTATCTGGATTGACCAAACCATGCCTATGATTGGCGTTTCTTCTGAAGAAGAATATGGAGAAGCGATTGCAAAGCGACTCCAGAAACTATCTGCAATGGGATATCCTATTTTTGTATTATTTACATCTCGAAAGAGTATGATAGCTGTTTCTGATTTGTTAGATCATAGGGAAGTTCATCACTTGACTCAAGAGAAAAATGGGACAGCCTTTAACATCAAAAAACGTTTCGATAGAGGTGAGACTAATCTCTTACTTGGTATGGGATCGTTCTGGGAGGGTGCTGATTTTGCTCAACAAGATAAGGTGATCGAGGTTATCACACGTCTTCCTTTTGACAATCCTAAAGATCCTTTCTATCAAAAAATAGAGTCTTTGTTCTCTAAGCAAGGAAAAAGTACTTTTGATAGTTACAGTCTCCCGATGATGGTTTTACGTTTCAAACAGGCTATTGGACGTGCCCAAAGAAGACCAGAACAGCGATCAGCTATTCTTTTAATGGATAATCGTCCCCTAGTTAAGAGCTATGGAAAACTGTTCATAAAGGAAGTATCACAAGAAGTCACCCTTAGACATGCACCATTTAAGCAGCTAAAAGAGGACATTCAAGAATTCTTAGAAAAAGAGTGTTAA
- a CDS encoding DUF5590 domain-containing protein → MRKHRQPWTKKQQLIFGMIVLVVTVILSITAMLVVAVKPYVDAEKQVIAIAKTKADIHTVSEFNIYNGKATYYGLLGQSSKGEKLALIVNEDSGVVDIYKQSDGISKSVAKKAAKAYGAKDIAYVHLGKYGKTPIWEVKSGTRYYLVDFISGQVIKVEGL, encoded by the coding sequence ATGCGTAAACATCGACAACCGTGGACAAAAAAGCAACAGCTTATTTTTGGAATGATTGTTCTCGTTGTGACTGTAATTCTATCCATTACAGCAATGCTAGTTGTTGCGGTAAAGCCCTATGTCGATGCTGAGAAGCAAGTGATTGCCATAGCTAAGACCAAAGCAGATATTCATACTGTTTCTGAATTTAATATCTACAACGGTAAGGCTACCTATTATGGCCTTCTTGGACAGTCAAGTAAGGGTGAAAAATTAGCTCTTATCGTCAATGAGGATTCAGGTGTGGTCGATATCTATAAGCAATCTGATGGTATAAGTAAGTCAGTGGCTAAAAAAGCAGCTAAAGCCTATGGTGCCAAGGACATAGCCTATGTACACCTAGGAAAATATGGCAAAACTCCTATTTGGGAAGTGAAGTCAGGGACCCGGTATTACCTGGTTGATTTTATCTCAGGTCAGGTTATTAAAGTAGAAGGACTATAA